Proteins co-encoded in one Natronorubrum daqingense genomic window:
- a CDS encoding Mrp/NBP35 family ATP-binding protein, which produces MNESALYETLARIDDPKLGEDIVSLGVVTDIHLDGETTNVEVALHAPHAPDERWIATAIRDELEDAGLERDLELSLAPESTRHEGPTPDVKNVIAVSSGKGGVGKTTVAVNLATALADRGARVGILDGDVYGPNVPRVLGVEGAPTLTDDERIVPPEHEGVKVLSIGQLVPEDEAAVLRGPMVDSLLQRLLTETEWAPLDYLVVDLPPGTGDAQLTLCQTVDVTGAVVVTTPQRVAIDDARRNLSMFGSHGIPVLGIVENMRTFECTSCGDHHDLFGNGGGDELAREYDVPFLGALPIDQDIRVDGDEGSPVALGDGASARAFETLAGNTADAVGALRRRDSALASSVGEAVPADESPIES; this is translated from the coding sequence ATGAACGAATCAGCACTCTACGAAACGCTCGCACGCATCGACGACCCGAAACTCGGCGAAGACATCGTCAGTCTCGGCGTCGTGACCGACATCCACCTCGACGGCGAGACGACCAACGTCGAGGTCGCACTCCACGCACCACACGCCCCCGACGAGCGCTGGATCGCCACCGCGATCCGCGACGAACTCGAGGACGCAGGCCTCGAGCGCGACCTCGAACTGTCGCTCGCGCCGGAATCGACACGACACGAGGGGCCGACCCCCGACGTGAAAAACGTCATCGCGGTCAGTTCGGGGAAAGGCGGCGTCGGAAAGACGACCGTCGCCGTCAACCTCGCGACGGCACTCGCCGACAGAGGCGCCCGCGTCGGAATCTTAGACGGCGACGTCTACGGGCCGAACGTGCCCCGCGTCCTCGGCGTCGAGGGCGCTCCCACCCTAACCGACGACGAGCGTATCGTCCCGCCCGAACACGAGGGCGTGAAGGTCCTCAGCATCGGACAGCTCGTCCCGGAAGACGAGGCTGCGGTCCTTCGGGGGCCGATGGTCGACAGCCTGCTCCAGCGGCTGTTGACCGAAACCGAGTGGGCACCACTGGACTACCTCGTCGTCGACTTGCCGCCGGGGACCGGCGACGCCCAACTCACGCTCTGTCAAACCGTCGACGTCACCGGCGCGGTGGTCGTGACGACGCCACAACGCGTCGCGATCGACGACGCGCGGCGCAACCTCTCGATGTTCGGCTCCCACGGCATCCCCGTCCTCGGGATCGTCGAAAACATGCGAACCTTCGAGTGTACGAGTTGTGGCGACCATCACGACCTCTTCGGCAACGGCGGCGGCGACGAACTCGCCCGGGAGTACGACGTGCCGTTCCTCGGCGCGCTCCCCATCGATCAGGACATCCGGGTCGACGGCGACGAAGGATCACCCGTCGCGTTGGGCGACGGCGCGAGCGCTCGAGCGTTCGAAACCCTCGCCGGCAACACGGCAGACGCCGTCGGTGCGCTGAGACGCCGAGATAGCGCCCTCGCCTCCTCGGTCGGCGAAGCGGTGCCCGCCGACGAGAGCCCGATCGAAAGCTGA
- the nrfD gene encoding NrfD/PsrC family molybdoenzyme membrane anchor subunit: protein MTDDVPVERVLRPLHTTTWKFLALLVLLGLGMLLFLEAWITQLRNGLIMTGLGDWGTGGGVPWGMYIGSFIWWVGIAHGGIAVSAAVRVFKMDQFEPIARIGEIVTLVALPMAAANIVFDLGGPDRLINTMIMWPQTVHHSPLAWDVAVVSLYLVLSMTYLTLTMRAELYALMDRVPRYLRPVYGLLLLGYRPEEDEKAEQMAYWLAIAILALVPLLSGGVVPWLFSLVGAQPGWFGAATGPAMLFESLASAIAFVIVVGAAFRYAYDWEFIDDAVFRGLTKALTVLSMAVLWFLLHDTLSGVYAAPVQDEALTETLLTMPLFWVAVAGITIPALYMLATIVRPSAYSLPAVVAGAISVSIAIWIKKLIFVVEGLLYPTTPPLANLYPTGSYSPTAIEWVVVVSTVVIAALLIALATKIIPMVELDPEEI, encoded by the coding sequence ATGACTGACGACGTGCCGGTAGAACGGGTTCTCAGGCCCCTCCACACGACGACGTGGAAGTTCCTGGCCCTGCTCGTGCTCCTCGGCCTGGGAATGCTCTTGTTCCTCGAGGCCTGGATCACGCAGCTTCGAAACGGACTCATCATGACGGGTCTCGGCGACTGGGGTACCGGCGGCGGCGTCCCGTGGGGAATGTACATCGGGAGCTTCATCTGGTGGGTCGGGATCGCTCACGGCGGAATCGCGGTCTCCGCGGCCGTCCGCGTGTTCAAGATGGACCAGTTCGAGCCGATCGCTCGCATCGGTGAGATCGTCACGCTGGTCGCGCTGCCGATGGCGGCTGCCAACATCGTCTTCGATCTGGGTGGCCCGGATCGGTTGATCAACACGATGATCATGTGGCCACAGACGGTCCACCACTCGCCGCTGGCGTGGGACGTCGCCGTCGTCTCGCTGTACCTGGTACTCTCGATGACGTACCTCACGCTGACGATGCGGGCGGAACTCTACGCGCTGATGGACCGCGTTCCGCGATACCTTCGACCCGTCTACGGCCTGTTGTTGCTCGGATACCGTCCGGAAGAAGACGAAAAGGCGGAGCAGATGGCCTACTGGCTCGCGATCGCGATTCTCGCGCTGGTGCCGCTTTTGAGCGGCGGAGTCGTTCCGTGGCTGTTCAGCTTAGTCGGCGCACAGCCCGGCTGGTTCGGTGCGGCGACCGGCCCTGCGATGTTGTTCGAGTCGCTCGCGTCTGCGATCGCGTTCGTCATCGTCGTCGGGGCCGCGTTCCGATACGCCTACGACTGGGAGTTCATCGACGACGCGGTGTTCCGCGGGCTCACGAAGGCGCTCACGGTGCTCTCGATGGCCGTCCTTTGGTTCTTGTTGCACGACACCCTCTCAGGCGTCTACGCGGCACCGGTGCAAGACGAAGCGTTGACCGAGACGCTGCTCACTATGCCGCTGTTCTGGGTGGCGGTCGCCGGAATCACGATTCCCGCACTCTACATGCTGGCGACCATCGTCCGACCGAGCGCGTACAGCCTGCCGGCGGTCGTCGCCGGTGCCATCTCGGTGTCGATCGCGATCTGGATCAAGAAGCTGATCTTCGTCGTCGAGGGGCTGTTGTACCCGACAACGCCGCCGCTGGCGAACCTGTATCCGACAGGATCCTACAGCCCCACCGCGATCGAATGGGTGGTCGTTGTGAGCACCGTCGTTATCGCAGCGCTGTTGATCGCACTGGCGACCAAGATCATCCCGATGGTCGAACTCGACCCGGAGGAGATCTAA
- a CDS encoding 4Fe-4S ferredoxin N-terminal domain-containing protein, protein MVNGCGGSTDGEGCGCGGGDVPTNTPVPDGEEQPAQFGPPPALSGPEWEEWAEEVLAETDFDTELGKRLARDAYRIADGDLSKEAFQRRHGDRVEAEFGVDERPTKTTLESAASIPRVPDDHEQSRRSMLKALGAGAAATATAGLAGCLGEDEQTMATTEESNGQLGMTIDVENCIACLQCSEACKEENNTSAAVHWTYVFRWAEDEDAEWDDDHDDSMTRPCQHCTRPTCTYVCPTQARYKREDDGLVLTDYDTCIGCRYCEVACPYGVNYFQWAEPTDEAGGFDESRTDQHGDTVAGNPPEGVMGKCTFCVHRQDSDDPDLVGTTACEDACPADAIHFGDITDPDDAPQRHLEEKSDSNTFELLDEAGNEPNITYVGPEPSSSATPVEGPVSYEEMDMTEHRREEIDARWAGGEADD, encoded by the coding sequence ATGGTGAACGGCTGCGGCGGGAGTACCGACGGTGAGGGCTGTGGCTGTGGCGGCGGAGATGTCCCCACGAACACTCCCGTTCCGGACGGCGAAGAGCAACCCGCCCAGTTCGGCCCACCGCCAGCGTTGTCCGGGCCGGAGTGGGAGGAGTGGGCCGAAGAGGTCCTCGCCGAGACCGACTTCGACACCGAACTCGGGAAGCGACTCGCTCGAGACGCCTATCGAATCGCCGACGGCGACCTCTCGAAGGAAGCGTTCCAGCGACGACACGGAGACCGCGTCGAAGCCGAGTTCGGCGTCGACGAGCGACCGACGAAGACGACACTCGAGTCCGCCGCCTCGATTCCGCGAGTTCCCGACGATCACGAACAGAGTCGTCGGTCGATGCTCAAGGCCCTCGGTGCAGGCGCAGCGGCCACGGCGACGGCAGGACTCGCCGGCTGTCTCGGGGAGGACGAGCAGACGATGGCGACGACGGAGGAGTCGAACGGGCAACTGGGGATGACCATCGACGTCGAGAACTGTATCGCCTGCCTCCAGTGCTCCGAAGCCTGTAAAGAGGAGAACAACACCTCCGCCGCGGTCCACTGGACGTACGTCTTCCGCTGGGCCGAGGACGAGGACGCCGAGTGGGACGACGACCACGACGACTCGATGACGCGACCGTGTCAACACTGCACGCGGCCGACCTGTACGTACGTCTGCCCGACGCAGGCGCGGTACAAGCGAGAAGACGACGGACTCGTCCTCACGGATTACGACACGTGTATCGGCTGTCGTTACTGTGAGGTCGCCTGTCCCTACGGCGTGAACTACTTCCAGTGGGCGGAGCCAACCGACGAAGCGGGAGGCTTCGACGAGTCGCGAACGGACCAACACGGCGACACCGTCGCCGGCAACCCGCCGGAAGGCGTCATGGGGAAGTGTACGTTCTGCGTCCACCGGCAGGACTCCGACGACCCCGACCTCGTCGGAACGACCGCCTGCGAAGACGCCTGTCCGGCCGACGCGATCCACTTCGGCGACATCACCGACCCGGATGACGCGCCACAACGACACCTCGAGGAGAAGTCGGACTCCAACACGTTCGAACTCCTCGACGAGGCCGGAAACGAACCGAACATCACGTACGTCGGCCCCGAACCCTCGAGTTCCGCGACGCCCGTGGAGGGGCCGGTTTCCTACGAGGAGATGGACATGACCGAACACAGACGAGAAGAGATCGACGCGCGGTGGGCAGGAGGTGAGGCGGATGACTGA
- a CDS encoding 2Fe-2S iron-sulfur cluster-binding protein: MSDDGCSGEDGPCENRIELPKNLSVVQRRRLLAAVGSGSSVALAGCVGLFEFGDQPAQRQDDDEEENGDEDEDNGDTEDEDEDEGPFEIAYLLEDDDGGTIEVPEDENLLEAGEAEDWELPYQCREGFCGQCMSRIDGDGSELVEMTNNDVDELDDDAIEDGYVLTCTGEPRGAFELEVGAHVDDEDEGASYEIEYLLEDGESQTVEVPEDENLLEAGEDEGLELPYQCRSGNCGQCTSRVDGDGSELVEMTENNVDELDDETVEDGYILTCTGKPRDEFELSVGDQPDA, encoded by the coding sequence ATGAGCGACGATGGCTGTTCCGGTGAGGATGGACCGTGTGAGAACCGTATCGAGCTTCCGAAGAATCTCTCTGTCGTCCAGCGCCGACGGCTCCTCGCAGCAGTGGGGAGTGGCAGTTCGGTCGCGTTAGCCGGCTGTGTCGGTCTGTTCGAATTCGGTGACCAACCGGCACAACGACAGGACGACGATGAAGAAGAAAACGGCGACGAAGACGAGGACAACGGCGACACCGAGGACGAAGATGAAGACGAGGGCCCCTTCGAAATTGCCTACCTCCTCGAGGACGACGACGGCGGGACGATCGAGGTCCCCGAAGACGAGAATCTCCTCGAAGCTGGCGAAGCGGAGGACTGGGAACTTCCATATCAGTGTCGGGAAGGCTTCTGCGGACAGTGTATGTCCCGTATCGACGGTGACGGCTCGGAACTCGTCGAGATGACGAACAACGACGTGGACGAACTAGACGACGACGCGATCGAAGACGGATACGTCTTGACGTGCACCGGCGAACCACGCGGAGCGTTCGAACTCGAGGTCGGCGCACACGTCGACGACGAAGACGAGGGTGCGTCCTACGAAATCGAGTACCTGCTCGAGGACGGCGAGAGTCAAACCGTCGAGGTGCCCGAAGACGAGAACTTGCTCGAAGCGGGTGAGGATGAGGGACTCGAGTTGCCCTACCAGTGTCGGTCCGGTAACTGTGGACAGTGTACGTCCCGCGTCGACGGCGACGGGTCTGAACTCGTCGAAATGACCGAAAACAACGTCGACGAACTGGACGACGAGACGGTCGAAGACGGCTACATCCTGACCTGTACGGGCAAACCGCGAGACGAGTTCGAACTGTCCGTTGGCGACCAACCCGACGCGTAG